In a single window of the Luteibacter rhizovicinus DSM 16549 genome:
- a CDS encoding (2Fe-2S)-binding protein, whose amino-acid sequence MVTLRVNGEERQADVPPDMPLLWVLRDVIGLTGTKFGCGIAQCGACTVHLDGQPVRSCQLPVSAVGDRAVTTIEAIGQTPEGAKVQQAWLAVDVVQCGYCQSGQIMSATALLARTPNPTDQDIDTAMAGNICRCGTYVRIREAIKQAATGQPQGLQVLVDGSAA is encoded by the coding sequence CGTCAGGCCGACGTCCCGCCGGATATGCCGTTGCTCTGGGTGTTGCGCGACGTGATCGGCCTGACCGGCACGAAGTTCGGTTGCGGCATCGCGCAGTGCGGTGCCTGCACGGTGCACCTGGATGGCCAGCCCGTCCGTTCCTGCCAGCTGCCCGTGTCGGCCGTGGGCGATCGCGCCGTGACCACCATCGAAGCGATCGGCCAGACGCCCGAAGGGGCGAAGGTGCAACAGGCCTGGCTGGCCGTCGACGTCGTGCAGTGTGGTTATTGCCAGTCGGGGCAGATCATGTCCGCGACGGCGCTGCTGGCGCGCACGCCGAACCCGACCGACCAGGACATCGATACCGCGATGGCCGGCAACATCTGTCGTTGCGGCACCTACGTGCGTATCCGTGAGGCCATTAAACAGGCAGCGACAGGTCAGCCCCAGGGTCTCCAGGTCCTCGTCGACGGGAGCGCCGCATGA